In one window of Armatimonadota bacterium DNA:
- a CDS encoding sugar phosphate isomerase/epimerase: MNLTRREFMRTAAAVVGTAALTARPMLGDEGGSGMSPAINPVYLTGSMENWPLAELAGAGYRGLELPPACLEAAPAWKPAADAAGLRVVCVNALPELRPYLTGSLSDGVERRRRETREALLRTLARMRDLEIPLLVVAPSRVAENYQTADEARALLIESLRLLATAGDTTILLEAAPFRMATSSADIAGIVDEIAMPNVAAALDVGHAMLNGEAPGEAASALGERLRYVQVHDAEVRPGVPRLDRHVPLGEGSLDQKEARAAIGDRPFAVSITPIGDPLAAARSALDWLR; the protein is encoded by the coding sequence GTGAACTTGACCCGCCGGGAGTTCATGCGGACGGCGGCGGCAGTGGTCGGCACTGCGGCCCTCACGGCCCGCCCGATGCTCGGCGATGAAGGAGGGAGTGGGATGTCGCCGGCGATCAACCCGGTGTATCTGACCGGATCGATGGAGAACTGGCCGCTGGCTGAGTTGGCGGGCGCGGGTTATCGCGGCCTGGAGTTGCCGCCGGCGTGTCTGGAAGCGGCGCCGGCGTGGAAGCCGGCGGCGGACGCGGCCGGCCTGCGTGTCGTGTGCGTCAACGCGCTGCCGGAGTTACGCCCGTATCTCACGGGCAGCCTGTCGGACGGAGTGGAGCGCCGCCGGCGCGAGACGCGCGAGGCGCTGCTGCGAACGTTGGCGCGGATGCGCGATCTGGAGATTCCGCTCCTGGTTGTCGCGCCGAGCCGCGTTGCCGAGAACTACCAGACTGCCGACGAGGCGCGCGCGCTGCTGATCGAGAGCCTGCGGCTGCTGGCGACGGCCGGCGACACGACGATCCTACTCGAGGCGGCGCCGTTTCGCATGGCGACGTCTTCCGCGGACATCGCGGGCATAGTGGACGAGATCGCGATGCCGAACGTCGCGGCGGCGCTAGACGTCGGCCACGCGATGCTGAACGGCGAGGCCCCCGGGGAGGCGGCGAGCGCGCTGGGCGAGCGCCTGCGCTATGTGCAAGTGCACGACGCCGAGGTGCGGCCCGGCGTCCCGCGCCTCGATCGTCATGTGCCGCTCGGCGAGGGGTCGCTGGATCAGAAGGAGGCGCGCGCGGCTATCGGTGACCGGCCGTTCGCGGTGAGCATCACGCCGATTGGCGATCCGCTTGCCGCCGCGCGCTCGGCGCTGGACTGGCTCCGGTGA
- a CDS encoding glycosidase, which produces MEKKVFKRHGKGPLLTPDSLKLDVDAVFNPGVAEVDGEVVLLLRIEDRTGISQIRVARSANGIDKWQLADHPLLDPDLPENPFEEWGCEDARVTRVGEREWMIAYTAYSRYGPAVALAKTSDFDTVERIGVVLSPTNKDAAVFPRSFDGVNLLLHRPVTGGQEHIWFACSDEGYSHWSQPGILLAERGGPWWDGLRIGVGAPPIETKDGWLLIYHGVKDMAGHPVYRLGLALLDTGNPRKAIARASRWVFAPEEEFEQRGLLPNVVYTCGALVRGDDVWMYYGAADNMIGLALAKMSDLLRFVREHDYLQHVGREKGMVA; this is translated from the coding sequence ATGGAGAAGAAGGTGTTCAAGCGCCACGGCAAAGGCCCATTGCTCACGCCGGACAGCCTGAAGCTCGATGTGGATGCCGTGTTCAATCCCGGCGTGGCGGAAGTTGACGGCGAAGTGGTGCTGCTGCTGCGGATCGAGGATCGCACCGGGATTTCGCAGATCCGCGTGGCACGCAGCGCCAACGGGATCGATAAGTGGCAGCTTGCCGACCACCCACTGCTCGATCCGGACCTGCCCGAGAATCCCTTTGAGGAATGGGGATGTGAGGACGCGCGAGTGACGCGGGTGGGCGAGCGCGAGTGGATGATCGCGTACACGGCGTATTCGCGCTACGGGCCGGCGGTGGCGCTGGCCAAGACGTCGGATTTCGACACGGTGGAGCGGATCGGAGTCGTGCTGTCGCCGACGAACAAGGATGCGGCGGTGTTCCCGCGTTCGTTTGACGGGGTGAACCTCCTGCTGCACCGGCCGGTGACGGGGGGACAGGAACACATATGGTTCGCGTGCTCGGACGAGGGCTACTCGCATTGGAGCCAGCCGGGGATCCTGTTGGCGGAGCGCGGCGGGCCGTGGTGGGACGGGCTGCGCATCGGCGTCGGGGCGCCGCCGATTGAGACCAAGGATGGCTGGCTGCTGATCTACCACGGGGTCAAGGACATGGCGGGGCACCCCGTGTACCGACTCGGCCTGGCGCTGCTCGATACCGGGAATCCGCGCAAGGCGATCGCGCGCGCGTCGCGGTGGGTGTTCGCGCCGGAGGAGGAGTTCGAACAGCGCGGGTTGCTGCCGAACGTCGTGTACACCTGCGGCGCGCTGGTGCGCGGCGATGACGTATGGATGTACTACGGCGCCGCCGACAACATGATCGGCCTGGCGCTGGCGAAGATGTCGGACCTGCTTAGGTTCGTGCGCGAGCACGACTACCTCCAGCACGTCGGGCGCGAGAAGGGGATGGTGGCGTAG
- a CDS encoding extracellular solute-binding protein yields MTRLLRFASVVLLALLLAGCGRRDDGRIRLIVWGMESGEDTQGQDATVAEFERRHPNIDVRLLSMGAGGMNPQKLMTSVAARVPPDVVRQDRFTIGDWASRETFRCLDDLIARDHINPADFYNACWQEAVYEGRVYAIPHGTDDRALYWNRELFRAAGLDPDQPPRTWHDLVRYAKLLTKRRPDGTFEQIGFIPNYGNSWLYLYSWQMGGEFMTPDGRTCTLDNPQTGGALEWMVGVYDMLGGADAVTAFTATFLSEEFDPFFTGKVAMKIDGNWVLNNIARWAPDLDFAVAAAPIPAARLRGEAPFDNGEAKYITWSGGFSLAIPRGAQHVEEAWQFIKWMTSVESNLIANEAQREYNLSIGRPFVPNMSANIRADEAVFRRFAPDDAKFREPLRLFMDLMKVSKFRPVTFVGQRLWDEHVRAFENAIYHKKEPARALRDGRGVVQKELDQVFRKGRYPLLNWRGPLALMVGTLLLMVGIVWALARRSGPVGRLMRSEAISGYVFASPWIIGFLVFTIGPILVSVVLSFCDYDVLHPARYVGWENYRELFGDDWPYVWKTLYNAAYLAGLGIPLGMITGLAIAMLLNTRVLGMSWYRTFYYLPAIVPTVASAVLWLWVLNPYDYGLVNAGWKTTLTSWFGIAPPTWLASEKWAKPGLILMGLWGAGGGMIIWLAGLQGIPQHLYEAAEIDGAGAWHKFRHVTIPMLSPTIFFIMIMGTIGALQTFETVYVMTDGLGGPVDATLVPVLYLFNNAFRFFKMGYASALAWLLFWIIMFFTLIQLKLAPRWVHYEGR; encoded by the coding sequence ATGACCCGACTGCTGCGATTTGCCTCTGTGGTTCTCCTGGCGCTGCTGCTCGCCGGCTGCGGGCGGCGGGACGACGGCAGGATACGCCTCATCGTGTGGGGCATGGAGTCGGGGGAGGACACGCAGGGCCAGGACGCGACTGTCGCCGAGTTCGAGCGGCGCCACCCCAACATTGACGTGCGCCTGCTGTCCATGGGCGCGGGGGGGATGAACCCGCAGAAGCTGATGACCTCAGTGGCCGCGCGCGTGCCGCCCGACGTCGTGCGCCAGGATCGGTTCACCATCGGCGACTGGGCGTCGCGCGAGACGTTCCGCTGCCTCGACGACCTCATCGCCCGCGACCACATCAACCCCGCGGACTTCTACAACGCGTGCTGGCAGGAGGCGGTGTACGAGGGGCGCGTCTATGCGATACCCCACGGCACCGACGACCGCGCGCTGTACTGGAACCGCGAGCTGTTTCGCGCGGCCGGGCTCGACCCCGACCAGCCGCCGCGCACGTGGCACGACCTCGTGCGCTACGCGAAGCTCCTCACCAAGCGCCGCCCCGACGGGACCTTCGAGCAGATCGGCTTCATCCCGAACTACGGCAACTCGTGGCTGTACCTGTATTCGTGGCAAATGGGCGGCGAGTTCATGACGCCCGACGGGCGCACGTGCACGCTCGACAATCCGCAAACGGGCGGTGCGCTCGAGTGGATGGTTGGCGTCTACGACATGCTGGGCGGCGCCGACGCGGTCACTGCGTTCACCGCCACCTTCCTCAGCGAGGAGTTTGATCCGTTCTTCACCGGCAAGGTGGCGATGAAGATTGACGGCAATTGGGTGCTCAACAACATCGCGCGGTGGGCGCCGGACCTGGATTTCGCCGTCGCCGCGGCACCGATACCGGCCGCGCGGCTGCGCGGTGAAGCGCCCTTCGACAACGGTGAGGCCAAGTACATTACCTGGTCGGGCGGATTCTCGCTCGCCATCCCGCGCGGCGCGCAGCACGTCGAGGAGGCGTGGCAGTTCATCAAGTGGATGACGAGCGTCGAGAGCAATCTGATCGCCAATGAGGCGCAGCGCGAGTACAACCTGAGCATCGGCCGCCCGTTCGTCCCCAACATGTCGGCCAACATCCGCGCGGACGAGGCCGTGTTCCGCCGTTTCGCGCCGGACGACGCGAAGTTCCGCGAGCCGCTGCGGCTGTTCATGGATCTGATGAAGGTGAGCAAGTTCCGCCCGGTGACCTTCGTCGGCCAGCGATTGTGGGACGAGCACGTGCGAGCATTCGAGAACGCGATTTACCATAAGAAAGAGCCGGCGCGGGCGCTGCGCGACGGGCGCGGCGTCGTGCAGAAAGAGCTGGATCAGGTGTTCCGGAAGGGGCGGTACCCGCTGCTCAATTGGCGCGGCCCGCTTGCGCTGATGGTGGGGACGCTGCTGCTGATGGTCGGCATCGTGTGGGCGCTGGCGCGGCGCTCGGGGCCGGTGGGCAGGCTGATGCGCTCGGAGGCGATCAGCGGGTACGTCTTCGCCTCGCCGTGGATCATCGGCTTCCTCGTCTTCACCATCGGGCCGATCCTGGTCTCGGTGGTGTTGAGCTTCTGCGACTACGACGTGCTGCACCCGGCGCGATACGTGGGATGGGAGAACTACCGAGAGCTATTCGGCGACGACTGGCCGTACGTGTGGAAGACGCTGTACAACGCGGCGTACCTGGCGGGGCTCGGCATCCCGCTGGGCATGATAACCGGCCTCGCCATCGCGATGCTGCTCAACACGCGGGTGCTGGGGATGTCGTGGTATCGCACGTTCTACTACCTGCCGGCGATCGTGCCGACGGTGGCGAGCGCGGTGCTGTGGCTGTGGGTGCTCAACCCGTACGATTACGGCCTGGTCAACGCGGGGTGGAAGACGACGCTGACGTCGTGGTTCGGCATCGCGCCGCCGACGTGGCTGGCGAGCGAGAAGTGGGCGAAGCCGGGCCTGATTCTGATGGGCCTGTGGGGCGCGGGCGGAGGGATGATAATCTGGCTCGCCGGGCTGCAGGGCATCCCGCAGCACCTCTACGAGGCAGCCGAGATTGACGGCGCAGGCGCGTGGCACAAGTTCCGCCACGTCACCATTCCCATGCTGTCGCCGACGATCTTCTTCATCATGATCATGGGCACCATCGGGGCGCTGCAGACCTTCGAGACCGTGTACGTGATGACGGACGGGCTGGGCGGGCCGGTGGACGCGACGCTGGTGCCGGTGCTGTACCTGTTCAACAACGCGTTTCGGTTCTTCAAGATGGGCTACGCGTCGGCGCTGGCGTGGCTGCTGTTCTGGATCATCATGTTCTTCACGCTGATACAACTCAAGCTTGCCCCGCGGTGGGTGCATTACGAGGGGCGCTGA
- a CDS encoding TIM barrel protein, producing the protein MPTICVCVEPFFGKISLAEKARKVADLGYRAMEFWSHDDSPERDVDALAAACKETGLVVNDFGVRAPGAALVNAADRDKYLAGLRATIEVAKKLDCRKLLMTTGNRIEGQSDAEHHQAIVETLKAAAGIASGEGITLLLEPLNSLVDHKGYYLESGHEGAQMIEEIGSPAVRLLWDIYHMQIMHGNVLAYIEEYLPLIGHFHSAGVPGRHELNVGELDYGNILKAIKGWGYEGCFGLEYWAVGDDDAASLAETRKLTAAAGWD; encoded by the coding sequence ATGCCGACTATCTGCGTATGTGTCGAGCCGTTTTTCGGAAAGATCTCGCTGGCGGAGAAGGCGCGCAAGGTCGCCGATCTGGGTTATCGCGCCATGGAGTTCTGGAGCCACGACGACTCGCCGGAGCGCGACGTGGACGCCTTGGCCGCGGCCTGCAAGGAGACCGGCCTAGTCGTCAACGACTTCGGCGTGCGCGCCCCCGGGGCGGCGCTGGTCAACGCAGCCGACCGCGACAAGTACCTGGCAGGGCTGCGCGCGACGATCGAGGTGGCGAAGAAGCTGGACTGCCGCAAACTCCTTATGACGACGGGCAACCGCATCGAGGGGCAGTCCGACGCCGAGCACCATCAGGCGATCGTCGAGACGCTGAAGGCCGCGGCGGGAATCGCTTCAGGAGAGGGCATCACGCTACTGCTCGAGCCGCTCAACAGCCTGGTGGATCACAAGGGGTATTACCTCGAAAGCGGTCACGAGGGCGCGCAGATGATCGAGGAAATCGGCAGCCCGGCGGTGCGGCTGCTGTGGGACATCTACCACATGCAGATCATGCATGGCAACGTGCTGGCGTACATCGAGGAGTACCTGCCGCTGATCGGGCACTTCCATTCCGCGGGCGTGCCCGGGCGCCACGAGCTGAACGTCGGCGAGCTGGACTACGGCAACATCCTCAAGGCGATCAAGGGGTGGGGCTACGAGGGGTGCTTCGGGCTGGAGTACTGGGCGGTGGGAGATGACGACGCGGCGTCGCTCGCGGAGACGCGGAAGCTGACCGCAGCCGCGGGGTGGGATTGA